GATCAGGTTTGTTTTTTAGGTGAATTGTCCTATTCGGCAAACAGAGAACTAAACAAGGTCATCGAAAGGTTAACGTTTGGAATGATTCATCCACTCACTTTATACAGGTATTTTCAAAGAGGTGGAATTCAAATTTAACAAATGACGACCAAGTCTCCGCAGTGACCCCCTCCCCACCCTATAAACacaaaacacaaataatatTTGCTGTCCATAATGATCTAGTTTATGATCTAAGTTGGTGTATCTATGACTTGTTATCTATGCATATCTATACTGGCACCATCATTAGTGCACAAAACAGCCAGGTCCCTGTTACacaaaagatacatgtacaatcaattttaaaatcaattatatCTCTAAGTATGTGGCAATCTACACTTTAACAGTTGAAATCAATTGTAAACATGAAGtgtatctatatatatatatatatgttacacCCCCAGGACACCCACAACAAAAGATctggtttgcaatcaatcgcaaaatGGCAATGGCCAACAATGGCCAATCAAGAAAAAGGTAACTCAAAATCAATCGCAAAATGGTAATGGCCAAAAATGGCCAATCAAGATATAGgtaacttgcaatcaattgcgaTATGTAAATGGTCAACAATGGCCAATCAAGATAAAGCTGGcgtgcaatcaatcgcaaaatGTCAATGGCCAACAATGGCCAATCAAGATAAAGCTGGCTTgaagcaatcaatcacaaaatgtCAATGGCCAACACTGGCAAATGATGATCTTTGTTGTATGTGCATCAGGGTCCAAACAAAATTACCAAGcaatcacaagcttttgagaaaCAGGGCCCATACAGGACTTGGTAAACTGTTACAAAACTCTTTGGTCTGGCAAATGTCAACATTCACACTGAAAACCCACTGACAAACAAACAACATTTAAAGGGAAAGAAGATGGACATACATGGGCAAGGTGATTTAAGAGAGGTACTATTGTTTCAGCCTGTATCAATTTAGGGCAAGAAATAAAACACATTCAGAAATTGCACTCAGAGACATACTGATATCCCAATAAAGGGTGTtgctgcatatacatgtacatgtaaggagTGGCACTACAGAGcgttttttttacaacaaaaaggaaaagaagaagggaagaacAAAGAATAAAGAGCATAAAAAGAGAGATATGGATTATTACGCCTTTATTCAATTGACAGGGGGGGGAATGTCCCCTTCAAGcctccagccccccccccactcctaCCAAAATACATTGATGCCGCCTCTGCACAATGCAtataattcaatacatgtagCATAATTGGATAAGATGATATAAGAAAGCATTCTTAGGTCTTCAAAATATTCCTGAGAATTAGAAGTATAAGGGGGCTTAAGTGTTTATCAAGTGCAGTGTAATATAATAACTATTGGAGTGCATAGAGTAAGGTGTCCAATATTGATTCAATGCTGCATGTGTGTTAATGTGCTTGACACCATAACACCAAAAGTATACCAGTAACACTTGAGTGTTAACCTGACACTGCTTTTATAAAATGACAAGGTTTGGTGTTAATTTGCTTCAACTCAAACATAAACTAGCACTACGTATTTGATGTCATTTTTCGAACACCTGAAATATTGGAGTGTATAAGAATTCAATGGAAACTGATTCAATCGACACCTTCATTACAAATTGTAACGTACAGCAAACCATTGCTGTAACAAGGACAACACCCGAGGTGTTGTGTACACTACAGGACTTTAAGGTGTTCCAAAtaatggaaaatacatgtacacttttGACAGGTGTAAGATACAATGAACACTGAACACATACACTGCTGGTTTCTACTACACAGAGACACTGTACATGAAATTACATATTTACATTCCTTCTATAATAATATATCTTTATTACACTCACACATCATGCTTCTCTTACCATTTGGCCCAATCTGGCAATAAATAGAGTTTAAAAATAAGAACAtctgaataatttttaaaaaattagtcTTTCTCTCTGTAATAACAACCTCTCACAAAAAAATACCATCCCAATAAGCATTAAATACATCTCATTACTCAAAATAATGCATCTGTAATAAAATTATGCATTTATAATAAACCTCGCTCTCAATCTCCTATACACACAAATCAACATTGTAACAAGGACAggattttgtttgtaatgattttctaagaaaatgagaaaatcagGGTTTTGTGGTCAAACTAATGAGCATGTTAGGAAATTAAACCAGACATTAGCAGGATGCAAAGTCAATATTTGAACAACGACACTGACTTCACCTCTTCTGTGTATTTTGATACCAAGTCTAATCCCATTCTTTAATAACAATTCtataaatgatattcaaaattcTTCATGCAAGCCAACgtatcatatttatcatttttaatgaaTGATGTTTTGAATTTGGAATTCAGTATTTCATATCCAACTTCATAacttaaacattaaaaaaaaaacatcgacttttttaatacatgtagaatgcaacaggaaaacttttttcttcttgtacAGGTATACTACAGGTACTGTAGTTTATATAACAGATCGCGATTGTTGCCTTGCTTATAACATGTTTCTCGAGTACAAACAGAAAATGCACAATATTGCAAATTAACATATCCTCCTGTTTGCATTGCACACACTTGACAGTTGGCAATGTGCTGTTTAAAGTAGTCATTCTACAAACAAACATACATTCTTGGCAAATTTCTTCTCCTCTTTGCTTTGTAGCAAACCAAACAATCGTACATCACTCATAAAATGATGACTCACCAGCGGTTTTCACAATTTGGAAAGTTTATGTGGTAAATTACAAAAATGACTGGTATTTGCACATCAACTGAATCTACATGCGAGTTGTCCACTTTGAGTCAGATATGTAATCAAAAGGACTTGGTACAGCGCTGTGATAGTTACAGGCAATCAAAATTGCCCTGGTAACCACCTTCATAAAAGGAACATGAACATGAAGGTCATTTTCACCAAGGTGCGACAGATACAAACAACACTTCTGGAAGTCCCAATTCGGAAGAGATCATCACGAAACAATAAACACTAGCATGTTTCCATGATGTCATCGATAATACCACTTCCTGCTAACCTCTGCCCTTTGACCTCTCTGGAACGTGATAAACTGAGGTCATCCGATTCAGAGCTTTCGTTGGACCCTTCGCTCCCGACACTGTCCTGTCTCGTCCCTCTCTTGTTGGTCACCGTTGTGATGGCGTCGCTGACCACGCCTTTGTTGCAGGAGAGGGCGGGGTCAGCAGGTGACCTGTGGGCGGGGCTTGGGTTTGACCTTGGCTTGACCCCTGACCCCAGACAGGAGGTTGCACATGGCCTCAGGAGCTGTGGATGTATCATAATCTCTCCTCTGACCCCTTTGAAGATCGTTCCACAGCATATCTTCTCCCTGTAAACGAGCAGAAACAACAATACCTGTATTACCACTTTTTTCCTTCGGAACAGTGGCAAAGGCTCATTTATTTGATAAGTGattcaaattttttatattttcttccaaTCGGGGAACCCAGAAACAAGGCATATCCTATCATGTTAATACTAAGCTTTGACAgttgaaattcatttttgataCATTGCTATTGCTATGCCTGGCAAACCTTGAGCAAGCTTTCAGGTTGCCAAGGTCAATTTTTGTTTAAGAAGTATACATAAAACTTAAAAATTTGCCTACATGTTTCAAATACCTACCAATATTGAGAGCTAAAAAATTGCTGGTATCGATTCATAGACTAAATATAGATCCAATCCACATCCATatattgctatgtcaggaaagcTTCAAACAAGCTTCAATCAATCTTCTGACAAGCTTCTAGCTGCTTCATGCACGAAATAACTTTGTCACACATTAGTAACCTAGATATTTGCTAACATATtcgaataagaagaaaaatcttGTCAGAAAAGCTTTAATCAAGCTTCAAACAAGCTTCAATCAATCTTCTGACAAGCTTCTAGCTGCTCCATGCATGAAATAACTTTGTTACACATTAGTAACCTAGATATGTGCtatcattttcaaagaataagTAGGAATAAGTCTTGTCTTGGTTGTATTTCGGCAACCTTAGTTATTTGCTTACATTTTCCAATACGAAGTGTCGATGATGGATGCCAGTAGAGGGGGTAGTTCATCTAAGTCCTCTGATGATATTGAGCCAGTCCTAGATCCAGGCTGGGATACAACTGATGTGTCCGAGGTGTCACTGGGGGTGGGGCTGGGAGGTGATGCATCCTCAGCTgtagaggagggggggggaggacaGAGAAGGAAGATATTTCAATTATTGGTTAGGCCCGGGGTATGTTTTCATCACACTCTAGTATCATCTGTCATTGGGTTAGAATATCATAGGTTTTATTTTagataatttcataaaatagcTCTGTATTTTTAAGCATCGTGATCGGCCAATACGCatcacatgacatccaacttttttgGTGCACTGCATGGCAGTGCAAAAGGTGCGCAACGAAATTTGATATTGCACGCTTGAGCAAACCAGTGCGGTAGAAGGCCCGGgagaagtccaacaaaactgtactgtaactttttaaaaatttgtttttgtgttgctattttataaaacaaataatgcactcgCTCTGTCGTGTGTAAAAGTAAATGCAGCGAAAGCTCGGTTTCTTCAGATAGTGCACACTAGGCACTCGCCGCAAGCGGCTCGTGCATGGTGCGGCATCTATCTAAAGAAACCTCTcgtgctctgcatttccactaacgcactcggctgcatgcattatttgtataatatttcatCCGGGAGGGGAGGATGGAGGCTTTGGGTACATTCAGCCCCCAAATGCTCTACAGAGACCTGTAAAACTAATAAATTTAAAGAGCTCCTAAAATTCCCAAAGGATCTAATGTAAACAATGTAGCAAAATTGGGAAGGTAACTTCTAAAAGTAACTTTTTCTGAAGGTTATTTGTATTATCATCAAAGCTGCAAATTTTCTGCCATCCAGTTTTAAATATTGATCATCTTGTGAGCACTTTCTTTGTTACCAATTCATctgataatcaaataaaatttaatatgataaaaaaggaaaagtctTTAATATTGCATGACTGTAAATTGTATTCATCAAGACAATTTTGAAAGCATCTGCAGCTGGAATCAAACAATACATGTTGCATTTACAGAGCTTTACAAGTATCCCATTGACTTCATTAGTATTCAATGGCTTTGGAAAGAAAGTACCTCAGTCGGTTCATCTTACAGAAGGACCTATTGTGTTTACATCCTATCCACAGGACTTACTGTCTGGATGGCTCCTGGTCCTAAGCCCATCAAGTAGCTGCatcctcttcttcctctccgCGTGTCTCCTCTTGTTCCGTCTGCTCCACCCGTGCTCCGAGACAACAGAGCCggggttgttgttgttgcagtTGTTGGAATAGAGGTTGGTGGGCGTGGTCTTTTGGGTTTTCAGCTTGTGTCTCAGCTGTGACTTCCCCCCTGGCCCCGCCCTGGCGTCTACCACCTAATGAAAATTAACAATGTGAAGAACACTTGCAACAGGTTTTATTTTCAGTACATACTGTATATGGGGTGAGATACTGAAGTTACCTTGGAGTACTGGCTTACCAggaaaacaaatacatatatatatatcactccatatatatatatatctacattttttttattcgggGGCTATATTTCACAACTGTGTAAGTCTgaaacattggataagctttaacattagAGTGAATAGGTTTATTCCAAGGCTCTTATGAACATTTCAGGGGCAAAAAAACCTTGAGCCCCCATTTATAATACCCTTGTGCCATACATGTACGGATGAGGGAGGCTTGGAGTTTACCTgcccaccccaccccctccaaaaaaatatGGGAAATGAAAGGGAAAAGCATAATATGTTCATGATATATAACATTATCGTCAGTATATATGTATTATGCtaaaatctattacaaaatgagattttcttttctttttttgctcactTGTGGCTACTTAGAAATGTTATGCCCTTAATTTTTTCTGTGggcggagagagagagaaggggggggggaggaaggggGGCAAGAGTAAGAGGGAGATGGAGGGAGAGACAAAATACTCCCAAGAAGTT
This DNA window, taken from Lytechinus variegatus isolate NC3 chromosome 19, Lvar_3.0, whole genome shotgun sequence, encodes the following:
- the LOC121405778 gene encoding SIN3-HDAC complex-associated factor-like, with the translated sequence MFTFHRPKIYRSVAGCCICKAKSSSSRFTDSKKYEMEFKDCFNLVEGQKRTGEICNACVLLIKRWKKLPKGTERNWNHVVDARAGPGGKSQLRHKLKTQKTTPTNLYSNNCNNNNPGSVVSEHGWSRRNKRRHAERKKRMQLLDGLRTRSHPDTEDASPPSPTPSDTSDTSVVSQPGSRTGSISSEDLDELPPLLASIIDTSYWKMEKICCGTIFKGVRGEIMIHPQLLRPCATSCLGSGVKPRSNPSPAHRSPADPALSCNKGVVSDAITTVTNKRGTRQDSVGSEGSNESSESDDLSLSRSREVKGQRLAGSGIIDDIMETC